The sequence below is a genomic window from Streptomyces sudanensis.
GAGGGTGGCGGAGGCACCACCCTGGTGCTGGGGAGTGTCGTCGGCGACGGCGACGGACGCCCCGGCGATGGAACCTCCCGCGACCAGACCGGAGGTCAGGACCGCGGCGGCGACCCGGCGGCCGAGCCGCTCACGCCGCTGGACAGAAAGCGCAGCAAACACAGATTTCCCCTCTGGACGAATCCCCCTTGGTCGTGGCCGCCGCGGCGTGGGACACGTCGCGGGACACAGGGGGGGTGGGACTCGCCTGATGAATCAAGTGCCCCGTGGGTACCGGAATCCTAGGGAGGCGCGGGCGGCCCGTCCCACCCGATGCCGCCACTCAACCGTTCCGAATCGAAATCGTTATCGTGAACCGGGCATGGGAACCACGCCTTTTGGTCACGGGCCGCCGGACTGACCAGCCGTAAGTTCCGGTTCGACGCGGTATGGGTCGCCCTTTGAGGCCGTATCAGGTCGATACCGGCTCGGGGGCGGGCGAGGGCCCTTCGCTCCGCCGTTCCGTCACGAGATGTTCAGACTGCCGTTTTCCGCCTCCGCGGCGGAACGCCGCCGTGCCCCGGGTCAGGTCGTGGCCGGCCGCCACCGCCTCGATGTCGACGAACGTCCTGCGCGGGCCGTCCCGCCCGTCCGCGGGCTCCTCGCGCACCCGCAGCCGGCCGTGCACCACCAGCGGCTCGCCGACCGCGACCGACGCGGCCAGGTTCGCGCCGAGCTGCCGCCACGCGTTCACCGTGTAGAAGCTGGTGTGCCCGTCCGCCCACGCCGACCGCTCCCGGTCCCAGCGGCGGGCGGTGACGGCGAAGCGGAACCTCGCCATCCCGCCCGCCGGGGTCTCCCGGTACTCCACACCGGTCGCCACGTTCCCCACGATCGTCACCAGGGTGTCGTTCACGACGACCCCTCCTCCCCGTCCGGCGACGCCTGCGTGCGTCGTCCCGCCCTCCATGGTGGCCGTGTCCGGCGGTCCGCGCCGGGCCCTGTGGACGGCCGCGGGGGATGTGGACAACTTCGTCACCCGGTCGGGTTCCGGCCGCCCGACACCGCCGCGTACCGCTCGCGCACCTCCCGGTACCGCATCAGCTCCGTCGCGATCGGGTCGAGCACCATGGCCCGGCCGCAGCCCGCGGCCGCCTCGCGCAGCCGCCGTTCGGTCTCCTGCCCGTACCGGCGCGCCGGGCCCCGGGCCGCCACGACGCACGCCCACTCCACGAGCGGTCCGCCCACGATCCCGGCGAGCA
It includes:
- a CDS encoding single-stranded DNA-binding protein, with amino-acid sequence MNDTLVTIVGNVATGVEYRETPAGGMARFRFAVTARRWDRERSAWADGHTSFYTVNAWRQLGANLAASVAVGEPLVVHGRLRVREEPADGRDGPRRTFVDIEAVAAGHDLTRGTAAFRRGGGKRQSEHLVTERRSEGPSPAPEPVST